The Castanea sativa cultivar Marrone di Chiusa Pesio chromosome 4, ASM4071231v1 sequence ATATCCTTAGGCAGGCCATTTATATAAAGATAGAACCGCAACATGTCCTCCTTCAACACAGTTTGAGTGTCAACCACATCGCTACTGCATGTCAGAACCCACAAGTCCCCTGATTCCACCCTCTTCAAACTTCCCCGGCAAAATGGGCAAGATTCTGACCTTGTGCTCCTATAACATGTAGAAAAGAAATGGAATTTGTAACTGTTAAAAATTAAGGCTTCTCTCCGTTATCACAAATCAACAGCGGGCTAAATTGGAAATGGAAGGATGAATTTGATAAGGTTATAAATACCAGTCATGGTAGCAGTTGATGCACATGGAGTGGCAGCAATTAGGCAAAACCATTTTAGTGCAGGACTCCAAGCAGATCCCACACTCATCTTCTCTCTCCAAGTCCACATCTGAAGTCTTCCTCTTATCATTCAATTTCTTCTTGACAATCATTTCTGTGCCGTCATCTTCCTCTTGACTAATATCAAACTCTGACAAGTTACAATTGAGATGCTGAAGAGATGGCAATATAACAGCTGCAGTCACAAGTTAAGGACACATGGTTGACATAAGAtgacaaaagaaaaagtgaagcACATGACCATCAAgcgatttctttttcttttgttgttctTAGGGATAGTTAAAAGATTATAGACATGAATATGACATTATTCTACTCTAATttccaaaacatataaattataGGTGTCCTTGAAACCAATTGATTAAAAAACATTGGAATTATATCATCTTATTATACTAATAAAAGGATAAGTGCTACATTCTTGGTAATCTTTTTGAATCAAACACACTGTTTTCTTCTATGTATGATGCTCAATAGCCCTCTTATCTTAAATATGGTAAATACAGAATTGAAGATAATTTACATACTGTAGAATTCTTTAATAGTAGCTCTCCTTCCACTTGAAGACATTCTCGGCTTCCCATCAGAGTGCACCTAAAGAAATAAGAGATTAacatacatatcaaatttcaagAGCTTAAATTTTACAAGTACATACAATTATGGATATAAGATGTATTAGAGATATggtaatataaattatataccaTCTAATTGGCTATAGTAATGCATAAGCAAGGAAGTGGGAATTAACCTTGTATACAATTATGTGAAATAGGTTTAAATAGCTTGAAAGTAGACAAGTACATGAGCAATCCATCCACTGAAGCAAAAGCAATATAATGGGTGCCAAATGATTGTAAACCAATTTCATTTGAAGGCAGGCACCACCCTTGCCTCTTGGAATTGAAGCTGCCCTGCATACATATTCAAAAGATCAACTGACTAACCAAATCTTGGTCTATTAATTCAATGATGCATTACAAGGCTCAATAggaaattcatatatatatatatatatatatatatatatatatatatatatatatatatatatatatatatattgatggtATGGCCTTTGAAATTTGAAGGGGGGTGGACTAACACAAAAATTACAGGTTTTCAGCAAACCCCACATTTGCTTGTATAAAGCAAACACTTTTGATCATAAAACAACGAAATTTACAATAAATCaaagctgagccaaaactttcTATACATACAGATATACCCAAGTTCATGACTTGTTTTCAGAAGTTCCTAAAATGCATGtagcatttaatttttttttagttattagaaaaaagaaagaggaacccaaaaacaaaaacaaaaacaaaaaaattcaaaaacaaaaacgaaacACAAAAAGGaaccaaactaaaaaattcCCATTAAAGATGTGAGCTTTATGGGTTTGGCAAAGTATCCAAATCCTCTGCAAGTGTCAGCCACAAAGTGGTAAAGTAGAATGTTGAAACAAAAAaggcaaaatcaaaatcaaaatcatgcTAACAGAAGCCTATCAGTAAATTTCAAAGAATCTCAGTCAGGTTAGTTAGCACACCAAACAAGTCCCAGTTACACAACTGAACCTACACACCAcagcaaaagaaacaaaaaaaaaaggaaaaaaaaacccacaaagagagaaagagacagagagCTTACAGCATATTGGCATACTGAATATCACTCTCAAGAACCATAATGGAATCATGGTAAGAGGGCTTATCAGCAAGCTGCTGATAGTAATCCAACATTTCtcttcactctttttttctttttctctttctactATGATAATTTTTGTTAGGATTATGGGGTATAAGAAGAACCAACAGTGAGAGATGATCAGAGAGAAAGAAACCCAGAAAGTGGTGGGGTCCTATATGTATTATCAGTGTACACAAACACTAAGAAAAAAGTTGGTTTGTAAAGTTGGTTTGTTTGGTGTATGAAGCAAAAGGCACAAAAGCAAGCTCTTTTTGAAAGCCTCAGAGAGAGCTTATACAGTGTAGGTGTGTCTTTTGGGACAACTTGCTTGGTCATCAAAGCCATTTCATATGCACGCTCCTGTAAGTTGACCGTAGAAAGAGCCCGGTCTTCCTTTGCCactgttttgaaattttgattttttgtgttaggaattctatctcatttttaattaaattaacagGCCAAACTTAGCTACTGTTCCTAAAATGTGCCGAACTATAGAGTCCTAATTAATTAGAACAATCTTATTGTAATAAAGATCTTATCGCATagtaattaaattctaaaacgtAATGtgattgaaataaattaaaaacctaaattatagcacttatggaaaaatatatttgaagttTGTTTTTATATCtaattttttgttcataaattattgaaaatgtttcactttttatttttaaactttgaaaaatatgtGAGTTcaagttagctcaattggtaaaatctctgatagttgtataagagatatGAGGTTCAATcaccacctacaccaaaaattaattgatgtcttagtctgatgatagaGAGCTGTCATCAGGAATTGACACCATACATTAAAACTCTCCaaagaaaactttaaaaaatatcattttttaaagtGTTTGTGGAGTATGCAGGGTAAGAGTCCAGAATTTAAGTTTCTAAAAGGGAGCATCACATACActtatacacttaaattatgttagagtataatttttatcttgtatataaaaaaaattatttttatctttaaactttaaaaatattattttttaaatctaaattattgaaattttttctttttttgtatccctataaacatttttttattataagtccTGTTTTGGAGTTTGCCAAatctctaaactattaaaaaaattatttagaaggtttaaggataaaaagaaaaacagttgGTGAAATTTTAGaactaaaacaataatttagccaatatattttgtatttgaaattgataaattttattgtatttactaGAAAATTGCTTCTTTTTCTATTACATAATTTAAAGTAAGTAgtaaataattttgaaacttcGTACACTGTCACGTAAAATGTACCTAGTCCTCGAGTGTGTCgatgtttaattaaatgaattgaATTTTTTGACTTGGTAAACTTGGCCTTTGACTGCCTATATTATAGTAGCTTTTAGTTTGAGTGGTTACAAGTAGGTAGTGAGTGTTTCCAATGAAAACTTTACATTTGGTTAGAGGAGGATAATTGGCAAAAAATATAGGACCACTTCCCCCCCCCTTTAAACAAATGCCTAATTGGGATTGAGAATCGGCATTTGTGAAATTAAAATTTGCCAGTGCAACCAACTATAGAGACGTGCTGATTGGGCCACAAATCTCACAAATCACAGAGACTCCACCACCGTCACTCTGCGTGGCTTATGGGGACGTGTAACAAGTGGTAATTCGTGTATATTAACATTGTCAATAATTTTAGGACCATTATCCGCACcattttttactactattttatGTGATTGATTATGTGATTAATTGTGATTTGTGAGTGACAAGAAAAAAAGTAGTGGGTTTATGTAAAAGTGATAGACAGTTAGTTATATTTaaccaagaaaaataattatgaaaaattgtaTAGTAAAAACCGTGattatatgctttttttttttatatataggaaaaCTGAAATTTTATTGAACGAAATCAAAAGATATTATATCATTTGGAAAAGCATCATCTAAGAAATAAAAGGCTCTAGTCAATTCAAGTAAGATAGTCCTCATTGCATTATTTGTGTGATTATGTTCATTTGTGTAATTATGTACGCTTTGATCTCATGCCATGCTCCTAATCAGTCAttgggtatttttattttttgataggaaagGTAGAAAGTCATTGGTTTTTATATGTCGGTAAGTTCTGTTGCACATTTTGGGCCAATATAAGGCCGGTTTAGGCCACAACAATTTGCGGGGCTCATGGCCTTTGTGCGTAGGCTTAGTTAAAGGCTAAAAAGCCCACACGTAAAATCATGGTTCATCTAgcctacaaatttttttttttttttgactaagggtccgtttggataaaacttattactgaaaactaagaacactatagcaaaatattttttaaatgtgtgaatagtactgtagaacccatttttaatttaaaaaattctaaaaagtgaagtttgtgggtcctgtGAACAGTACACGGACCCACATATGTGCTGAAAAGAGCTAAAAAGGCAACAAAATGCATATTTAATTAGTAAatattagattctcaaaaaaagtaaTGGCAGTAAataatggtcactccacaagtataagtgtttgtcgAGAGTATAGATGTTTGTGGGATGCGACGGGTAAGGGctagagtttaaaattataggaagaagtttcacacacatatatatttagattaagtTATAGTAGAATTTTCAtcatgtatataaaaataaaaataaaaagtaaagggGAGTCATGGCCAATTATATGTGGCGTTGTCAAGGGGAGTCTCCCAATCCACCACAAAACTATTGGTGCAAAAAGGAACAATACCTGAGGAGGAAAGTGTTCACACAAGAAATATTATGTATAAGGATGTTTTGTTCTCTTCATCATAGGTATTAattaacaattggaaaaaactgtcttacatataaatttattttaataatttacaaattttaatggTTATGTGGTTTacgttttaatattttatttctttatcttttttatgtATACAATTAATTGGTAACAAGAAGGATGCCCAACTCGAATGTGAGGATTGAGTCTACTATGCTAAGTAATGGAGTGCATGTTGTTCCTACTACTCATTGGGAAAATTGGAAGGATAATCAATCATTATTAAACATGGAGGCCATTGATAACAaggtatatttctttttaatgaaatctTTAATCAGCATccctttttattgttttatcaaaattaatattaaaaatgtcatgCTGCGTATGGGTTAGATTCGCAAATTAGAAATTTATTCACTTGGTTGGGGATTCACTATTCGAGCTGACAAGAAAGAGCTTTGGAAAGAAGTGAAACGAGTTTTAgagtcacaaaaattaaaaaggtttGTTacggttttttttaaaataggaaaataactAATTGATAGTCTTAatatacaaacaattttttttcttcattttgaagttccaagaacaaagacaaaaaacaaatcaatgtcAAGAAGAGCAATGAGGTGCCCAACATCCATAAGaataaagacaaaggaaaaatgaaggaCGATGTGATCTCTAATACTCATGCCAACAGAGACAAAACGAAGAATGAAAATCAAGGACAATGTGGTTTCCAACATCCAGGAGAAAAAAagatatgaagaaaaaaaaaaccaaggacgATGCACTTTTCAAGACccaaaatagtaaagaaaaacagaaaatgaGAGTCAAGGATGATGCAATAATAAAGCAGGTACAAATCATTACCAcgtctacttaaaaaaaaaacttaattacatagtttttatataatttttttaatttaatttttggtaattaaatgaTAGTTCTTCAAGTCCCAAGCTGAAGTAGACCATTTCACATATGTGGAGCTATGCAATATCATCACAAGGTCAgttcaaatatttcattttacaaGTTTATGCTTGATATTTATTGTGCTTATTATTACTATGTACGTTTTAAAGTCTCTATTAATAACACAAACTAACACATTTTGTATCATAGGTTCATGACAAATGCTGCTGGAAAGCAATTAGAATGTAGAACAAATAGCATTCCTCCACCAACTTCTCCACCGTAGTcagcataatattaataagttcaCATATTCCATGTTTCAGATATAGTGCattattttacagttttacctgatgtaaatattttagttttctaCATTGATtcatcaacttcttcataatAGCTTTTGTAAAGGTCATCACATATATTTTataagtagttttattgttacaattttattatgcattttcaatatatgcattatttataagatttattaagaggatctttttttcctccccctaaaggttaatacaaaattattgcATCATCTTCCAATCAATAACACGTTGATTACTGCATAAataaaattggcaaaaatgGATAATAGTTACGGAATACAGTTGATTACTGTAAGAggatcttctattttttgagtaagggttaatttagagtatttattataatttggattactactttttccaatcaccaaaaaaaactCTAGGGGTgtcatgaaaaattatttcaccgcACATAATACTCATTTTTATCATAAGATTGTTTGCAAATTATGTgcggtgaaataatttttcatcatatccctagattttttttggtgattggaaaaagtagtaatcccaaattataataaatgttataaattaacccttacccaaaaaatagaagagcctctgagcacgcgcgtgagtgCGTGCTTAGTGGCTagtttaattataatttgtttagaatattgtaaatcattttatcaaaaaaaaaaaatttagcattggattaatttatcaaaacaatcttctcaaaagttaaaaaattataataaaaaaaaatgatgagttctACTATTGGtaattctaaaaattatatatatatatatatatatatatatatatatatatatctcaaaagttaaaaaattataataaaaaaatgatgagttctACTATTggtaactctaaaaaattataataaaaaaatgatgagttctACTATTGGtaattctaaaaattatatatatatatatatatatatatatatatatatatatattatgtataaaattttgGTACTTATGTATATATATCCAAATAATGAATTGGAAAATGTGAGCCTTTTAGAcgttaataaaaagttattagtcTCATCACAAGCGTTTTGTGCATgcgatgagatttttttttttatagtgtcataatttttcattcattccaaTTTGAGGTCTACAcgttttttcattaatattttgcatgagagagagagagagagagagagagagagagagagagataagtgttgataagggaaaaagaaaagtgaaaacgTTGGgcttagtggtcctattttgtagcaaaaaaaaaaacttgtttttttattttatatatataatttttattttgataatctaatttataagaggataaagcaatttgaaaaggtgctacgtccacaacatttttacaataaatcataggtggttagttgttataggttcaaatttgaatctaacctaagattacttttttgtcccaacaataacaaccggTAACAgcttgccacttaggatttgttgtaaaaatgttgtggacatatcatttctcatttgaaaatcaacaagagactgaccctattttttaggcaatattttagtgagagttaaaattgtaattttactagattatcctttaattttgtttttacttaaacatagaggtataaatgtatttttgaattaaaaaaaatgaggatctCAATTCTCAAACCACGAaagcccttaaatagtagtatagacaATGtgcttggagagagagagagaaattaaatgGTTATCTCTTTCCTTTATTTAAGTAGTGAGAGGAGAataaatatcttcttttttttttaatttcaaaaattaaaatgggaATAAAAGGAAAGGATAAGAACCCTTATTTTGTtcacaattttaaaaagagcaaatataaattgaaatcctaaagaaaaaaattgaaaattaaaacaattttagATCCAAATGCTGAATCTACTATTATATAGTGCGGGACAATGACTCCTTATTCAAACCCCAAAATTGAAGAGGAATAATATCCATTTCTATTTGGGTTTTTTATATTGCTGATTATAATAgagataaattttatttatattttagagATTATACAACACACCAATTATCTCACTTGTTCACAATCAATTGGGAGTGGTAAATTTGAATCAAGTATGTCTCgttaaaaatatcataaaaatgatcattttgatctcaaaaaaaaaatcataaaattccaattagttgaattacaatttCTTTGATATTTCACTTAATAAAAGTATACATTAatagaatataattttaaataaattactaatattaacatatttttttattataaaatttatggaTAATATTTAGGTATAATTCCGTAGTATTTTAGATTCTCTAATTATATTCAACAATTTTATTCACCAaatgaattatatttatatggttaaatttaattttccttaaaaaataatgttacttTTTATACATTGGTCAGCACTtaattatctatactactatttaaggggctttccctgtttggattcctatttttttagttcaaaaatggcCCAATagtcttatgtttaaatagagacaaaactaaaggacaattcggtaaaattcattttttagttcaaagatgcccctacagttttatgtttaagtagagatctatactactatttaaggggctttccctgtttggattcctatttttttagttcaaaaatgcctcaatagtcttatgtttaaatagagacaaaactaaaggacaattcggtaaaattcattttttagttcaaagatgcccctacagttttatgtttaagtagagacaaaactaaaggacaatccggtaaaaatacaactccaactctcactaaaatattgcctaaaaaataggaccactctcctattaatttttaaattgatttattcatttataaattatctatactactatttaaggggctttccctgtttggattcctattttgttagttcaaaaatgccccaatagtcttatgtttaaatagagacaaaattaaaggacaattcggtaaaattcattttttagttcaaagatgcccctacagttttatgtttaagtagagacaaaactaaaggacaatccggtaaaaatacaactccaactctcactaaaatattgcctaaaaaataggaccactctcctattaatttttaaattgatttattcatttataaattatatttttaaaataaaaatcatatatgtatataaaataattaaattcagtttttttctacaaaataagaccactaaaaaagataaaaatcataatgtatataaaataattaaatacagtttttttctacaaaataagaccactaaaaaagaaaagtctcatcgcacgcgcgaagcgcgtgtgatgagactagtataaaatttaaatattcattattaaaaaaaaaaaaaaagactgcaCACTTCCAAGAGTCCAAACTAAATCCTTCGTGTtgttttcaccaaaaaaaaaaaaaaaaaaaactaatcctTCGTGCTCTCCGAAAACGACGCCGCATCTCTCTCACGCATTTTATAACCATGCACTCTTTGTCAGCGTGACACTACAAAACCGCACACAAACAAACATAGTGAGAGTCACAgtcagagaaagagagaaaacaaagagagattTGAGAGACCAAAAAGACGGTTAAAGCTCTGAGAATTCACACAAAGTTTTTGGTAATGTTTAACTCACTCTAACTCTCTATCTTCTTCACATTTTTGGGTCCCAaaattttgatcttgtttttcAATTCCATAACATGTTCATTTCTGTGTTTTTCactgtaaaaaaagaaaaaaaaaattgtcacctTTATTAGTGTTTTTCATCAATTCTAATCATGGGTTTTTGATGTGCATGGTTTTGTAACAATGTGGTCAAATTTTAGTACATATTGGGCTTAGGATTAGGTTTTTTTAGACACCCAAAAGACTAGAGTTGATGACAAGTACTAAGAGTCATGTTGTGTCAgtgaaaaaaagagtttttagaACTGTTTTCTGGGTAAAGTTTGTTTCTTTATAATAATGGCACCCCGTGTCTTTATAATAATGGCCTTTAATGTAACTTATGTTTCTGAATTGTGTGGCTTTATGTGTCTTAGAATCTAAGATTTGTCTTTATGTGGAACTAAAAGTGACTTTAAGccataagtttattttttaattgtgtatttcttaattaaaaaaaaaaaaagaaccctcTACAAATAATGACCAGTGCGTTTGGATTAGGTTTTtgcttatttgttgaaatagaagaaataaggttaaaaagttgtacatgaTATAAGCTAAATGGaatcccaaaaataaaagcTGCAAAGCAAGACTTTTTGgggaaaaattatatatttattacataaaaataattcatatcTTATTATGAAGCTTCACATTTGGTGTAtgattatcatttttattttttggataatttgatagttgggaaTGTGGGATTTGAGCACTGAACGTCTTCGTTGAAAACATCAAGAAGTTTCAGTCTCTTGGTAGGCGTACATGTTTAAgttgcaattttgtttttttgttttttgtaaaagaatgtCCCTTTAAGcctgaaattttaaattcttttgcCCCTTTTCCtgaggttttttgttttggtatgtGAAAAATGTGACATGAACAATGAATTAGTTTGCGTTTACATTAATTaccatttttgtttgttgttgttgtttgtggtTTTTTAGTTGGCATGGGACGGGTGGCTGGGTGTGGAGGGCTTCTCTCTGTGAATTTCCTTCAGGGGTGTTATATATCATATTCTTATATGAGTTATGAGAGGATATTTTGTAGTGGTaccatttttatgaaaaactctTAGTGGTCCATGGCCCAGTAGAGTTTTTTAATGCATTCAGCTGGAATTTTAAGTCCATGAAAGCCTTAGGTAGTATTCGGAATTTGAACTTAGCAGCTCTTATGTGGAAAGTATTATACTTCTTGTCCATCTATGGGTTAAAGAAGGGATTGGTATTGATGTAAAGATTATTGTACTTGATCTTTTGTTGAAGCAATGGAATAACTGTGTATACATTGTATAAGATGTTTGGCCTATTACAGTGGGTAGTAAAGGCACCTTATTTGAATCATTTGAAATATGTTAAATActattatgattattttgtgTTCTTGATATGTCATAGATTGCAGTTTGGATCCTTACTATTTCCCTCCTTTGGTTGAGAACTTATGCATCGTATATTCAGTAAATGGTTACATGCTTTACAtagtattaaattattttgtgtgtttCATGAAATACAGTTAAGtagttaactttttttaaaaataaattttttatttgaacttggatgatatttttctttttatattctttggTGTTCATCAGATTGGCAGGTTGATTTATAAAATCTGTATACGGTCACCGGACCTGATGGCATCTCCTCCCCTAATTACCAAGGGTTAGAGTGCTAGATTTTGGTTCAGTCCCATGCAAGTACAAAGTtgtatcttaaaatttttttttataaatataaccCCTAACTGCCAGCTTTGGCAGTTGTGTTAAGGGTCAGGTTTTTGAATCACACTAATGTGGGCTTTTTAAAAATGCATATCTCCCAATAATAATGTTGTAGGTAGGTTAGTTATTTGTAACTGGGGTTCTTAAATAATCCACAGTATTGCTTAAGCTGGAAATTCTGTAGTATGTTCTTGCTAAGTAGGGTCCAATGACTGCTATTATGCCACTTAAAGCTTGCCCTTGtttctttttgtactttttcCTAGGACATGATCTCCTCTTGGTTTCTTTTCCCTTGTCCTGAATCAATTTTCTTGTTGAAACCAAAATGTTTTGCAGTGGAGGAAGTGTTTAACAAAGTGGGGGGCAAATGGGTGGCAAGGTGGAAGCTTGTGTGGGGTGCACCCAGAAATGTTTACTGAttcataagaagaagaaaaattcatcACCTGTAGTTACCTCTTTTTTCAAAGTCATGATTGGTGATCAGTTTTCTAAAGTGTTGGTATGATAACATTTTGggcttttcttctctcttagcCTCTCTATATGCTGATTGCTGTCATTTTATCTTTAGTGTTGAGTATGTTACTATGTTTGCTTCCCCAATGCCTCCTGCATTTTTGTATCATAGTGTTAGCATGATTGAATCGGAATTGATTTAATATTGGTCTTTCATTC is a genomic window containing:
- the LOC142630789 gene encoding E3 ubiquitin-protein ligase AIRP2-like, which gives rise to MLDYYQQLADKPSYHDSIMVLESDIQYANMLAASIPRGKGGACLQMKLVYNHLAPIILLLLQWMDCSCTCLLSSYLNLFHIIVYKVHSDGKPRMSSSGRRATIKEFYTVILPSLQHLNCNLSEFDISQEEDDGTEMIVKKKLNDKRKTSDVDLEREDECGICLESCTKMVLPNCCHSMCINCYHDWSTRSESCPFCRGSLKRVESGDLWVLTCSSDVVDTQTVLKEDMLRFYLYINGLPKDIPDALFLMYYEYLF